The window tattcgCACTCAGCTGTCTCTGCTGAGGCCGTTTTAAGCCAGGTGTTGTGACGTTTCCCTTGGGTCaccatgacattttattttgtgggAGTTGATGTGTACAGATGTGAAcaggatttgaaaaaaataaaataaaaaaaattatagatgGTGCGACAACAGTCCCGACACAGACACTTAATCTGCCCTCCACCTCGCTCATCCTCCAGAAACAAAGACTTTATGATGTCTAAAAGACAGCTCGATGAAACCCACAACATGTAGGTTGCATGTGTAGATGGTTAAGAAAATAGGGTCTCAGTACATCCAGAATGGTGTCCTATATGAGCCTGTATTTACCTTGATGTATTTCCTTACATCCCTCAAGCAGTGTGAGTGTGTATAAAGTGTCACCTTACATAAATTCAAAATCCTTTTTGTTGTCATACGTATGAATAAACAAAGGGGCTCTGTCATTGAAAAAGTAGAAGATTATGACCTAAGTGAAAGGGAAGTACTAGcctaaataaaattgaaaaattgtaaaCTGTTTTCTGTTCAGTCTTTACGGGAATAATGGGACCTTAAGTTTGCGGGTGTATTCTTTAATTTCACTTATTTGATCCGGAGAAGAATTTGGGGAAATAAGTCAGAGACTGATTAGTATGTTACAAGTGACTTTAAACTTACAAATTCAAACAATGTTTTATGGTCTTGATCTTAacccttatttttttaattacagtatGTTACAAACCTTCCATCTTGACCATTGACAGTAAAATATAACTTGACTTTTCTTGTCTCCCCAAAATATTATACTCTGTGATTTCTGCTCTAAGGTAAGTTTTGATCTCGACTTGTGTAGTTTTGTGGCTCTagttgtgatttttcttttgttcttaGAAGGGTGGACTTTCAATGAAATCGTTGACTTACTATTTAAGATGATCCAACTTTTTATAGTGCTTCACCTACAATAGCCAATTTTCTgacaagtttaaaaatacaatctCAAAATCCTATGGACAGTAGTCCAAATCTAAATGTTATCTTCAACAACCAGACTTTTGTAGGTCATTCATGTACAAAATATGAATTCactttacatttaaacataaaCCTAAATATGGTGTCATCTTCATTTGAGCCTCTTGCTGAAGATTGTGTGAATCAACGCAGCCAGACCTTTCTTTCCACGTCACTGCAGTATTTTTCACTGAGCCCCATTGCCCTGCACATGAACGAGAAGGGTCACATTTAGACAAAAATCACAAGAAAATTGCCTACTTGATGCCAGCAGTATTTACTTGAGCTCCTTCAACTTCTTCCGTTTTAGTTCACTAATGCGTTGGTGTCGCTTCTGTGCCTCCTTACTCAGTTTCTCTGCTTCTTTCAAGGTTTCTTTGTGCTTGGTGAGGGTGGACTGCCCCAGCTCCTTCACCTGCTGCCTGATGGCCTCGGCATGGCGGAGCGCATTCTGACGCTGCCTTTCGTCCTCTTCTCTCTGTCTTGCGCTTGCCTCTTGTTGAACCCTGAATGTATCACAAAACGAAGGTAGCAAAGGACAAAGAAAACACTGTTCGAGCAGGGTCCAAGTATAACGTCTCACTTTAAAACTCTCTCAAATTCGGCCTTCTCTCGGCCAGCTTCCATGGACAGTAGCTGCTCTTTTCGCCGAACCTGCTCCAGACGAGCAGCCCGAATCATGGCCTCTTCCCGCGCCTTTTTGGCAGCCAGCTCCTTTTCCTTCCTCCTCCATTCTCTGTCCGCGATCTCTTGGTTCCTCTTAGTACGAAGTTCGTCCTTCCAAAAGCATCCACAGACGAGATGAATTTACAAAAGTGGATTTACAGCTATTTAGTCAATCCTGACCTGATCGGCCTTATGGTCTCTGGCTCTTTCCTGCTGAGCTCTGAGCCTGGCGATCTCTAACTCCTTCTCCCTCTTCATCCTCTTCTGTTCCGCTTCGTACTCAGCCTCACGTTGCTGCAGGAAAGATCCATATTAGAGGCGTAACTGTATTCCAAAACGGTGAAGCAGATCTAACCAATGCCAATACCAGAAACCTATCCTCGAAACCACAATAAAACAGTAGTATTTCCGGTAGCGGCTTCGTGGTGAGTATCtcacttgtttgttttttatgtacTCCATTTCTCTCAGGTCTGCCATCTTCTCTTCTTCTTTCCTCAGCTCCCGTGCCCTCAGCGTCTCAGCATTGATTTTCATGACTTCTTGCTGTAGATGTTCCTGTTCCTCCCTCTTCTTCTCCAGGCCCTGGAGCAAAGTATAGTTcgtaaaaaatacttttatattTTACTTAACACACAGCTTGTGGTACCATGATGTCCTCCAGGTTCATCCTTGCTTGTTTCTCTCTAGCTTGTTGTTTTTCCTGCTCTCTCAGCTCCTCTTGTACTATCTTCTCCTCTAGACGCTGCTGGATCTGTTCAAAAAGTTGTTGTTTCCCACTGGAGAGCACAAATAACACACATTTCTAATAGCAGCAGAACATGAACAGCCATGCTCTTggggactgattttttttttttttacctaatcCTTTGTTGTTTGCGCATCTCATCAGTCTGATCCACCTTGTCCAGAAGTCTTCGGCGCTCTGCTTCCATCATGGCATCCAGACGCTTCTCCTCCTCCAGCATTTCCATATGGATCTGGATCTTCTCCTGGATTTGTGCATCACGTGTGGCTTGGCACTGAGCACCTAAAATCGCCTGAGAAGCTCCCAGAGATGCAGACCAAGATGAATACCGTGAAGCAGATGTTGTCCAAATGTTTTACACCAAAGTTTCACCTCCAAAAAACACTCAACATATTCAGTTGATCAAATTAATGCACCCCCAACATCCACCTACATTGTGTATACATATTTACTACCTTGTTGAGTTCTCTGATCTCTTCTTCCTGTTCCATTCTCAGGGCATCGGCTCGCTTCAGCAGATGCTGTGCTCGCTCGTGAGCCTCCAATTCCACCTCACTCGGAGGCTGCTTCTCCTGACGGGACTTGTCGGCCTCTAACATCTGCCGCTTCTTTTCCTCAGCCGCCCGCTACGTATAATCAGGTGTGTGAATTGTTGACGCAATTAAAGTCCACAAAGTGAATGTTTTGGGATATTTTACTACCATTTCGTCTTCTTTCCTTTTCGGATGTGTCTCCTTCGAagccttctcctcctccttggAGATAACCTTGGATCTTGATGTGATCTGTTTAAAGTCCGCTGAAGGTAGGATGATGGACTCTCCAGAGGGATCACTGCATGGAATCCTAGCCATAACAGGAATGCCAGAGGCAAGATTTAAACCCTTTATCTCAAAATAATGAGAGTTTTCTAACCTGAcagtcgtttttaaaagaaaaaagcttgcCTGAGGTTGCGAATGAGGTCTTTAGTAACAATTTGGATAGTCTTCCCTGTCGCCTTCTGCACTGGCACATCATTTACCTTCAAAGCAGATTGTTAGGATTTCTTGCACCTCTGACAAGTATAGGACACACACTCACCTGTATCTTCTTTCCAAACAAACTTTCATCGACCTGAGAAGAGGATGCTCGTGTTCGGTATCGATGTTGTCTTCTCAACGTTGATGTGGACGAGGTCACACTCTGCAAAGTTTACATTTATCCAGTCATAATCACTATAATATCCAAAATGgtattttcccccaattttCATGTATATTAGCATACTGCACAAAACTATAAATTACATTGAACGTATTATCATCAATCCTGTTATTGTTGTAGTTTTAGTTTAATTACAGTCGGTGTTGTTTTGGTGTTATTATTGGTCTTTTCCCATTGTTTTATGTGACAATATGTcctaaaaaatgaatgcatttattatGTTCCAAACCATGATCAACATGATCATTTAATAAAGTATACTTTTCTGCATAAtgcttagaaaaagaaaaaaagtaaaaacaacaagaaaataaacatgCACCATACCATGATTTCTTTTTCTGAATGCAGCAGATTCCGAATAAAAATATGGGCAGAAAAAGGAATAAACTCCaggtgttaagaaaaaaaattccagagAACGCTCTCTCTGCCTCTGGTGTGTGTTGACGAACATCTATGGGCATGTTGTCCTGTTGCCATAGAAATAGGAAGTACCTGTGCAAGCTTGTGTAAACTGATATTTTGAGTGGAAAATAGCTAAAACACCTCAAAAGGTACTCGGTGCAATGTTTTTCCCACTCTTGGATTCTCTTTATTTTGTAACAGAACAATATTTCTACATTGTCGTGCTTCAACGTATAGGGGACGCTCAAGTGCCGGAGCGCTTCGATTAGGTAGGCGTGGTCATAGATATCTTATACTACTCTTATctcatttaaatgtatataGTATTTACTGTTGTTTCGCCAACAGCACTGACAGAAAATGGCCGACTTTTGATGACGGCTTTCTCGGTTGCCTCAAACCCTGCGTTTTGCATCTATCTTAATGTGATATCTACAGGTATGGAAACGACGAAGAGTTAGCGAAGGCGGGTCCCACAGCAAAAAGTGCTAACAAATGGATGAGTAATCTGAACGATAGGATCTAAAATGTTTATGTTACCGCGTTATTTATGCCAATAATACAGCaggttaaaaatgattaaaacgcGTGCattatccagttattttaatattGCGACTTGATGTATGCTCGGTTGCCGGCGTCTCTTAATTAATAATAGCTTGTAGTGCAGTGTAAGAGTCACGGTCAAAATAATGGGTGTTACATATCCGTTTATTGTGCTATCAAAAATAATGTGTTGTTTCGGCTAAACCCTGAgtaaatgttctttttaaatcaCGCTTCATTTAGTGCGTACATAACAAGCGGCGCTAATTGGTTCACATGATGTGGAAACGTCATCGCCACTGTAGTTCATTCATAACGATTCCGTTCAAATTCGTGGACAtagtaagaaaaaaacaggcaaaaatCACCATTTCCCTTTAAagagttttgttttatttcattcgaTGAACATCCAAAACATTTTAAGGTGACAGTTAATAATAAATTCAGGAATACTCGAATATTTTCATTACAAACAGCCTGCTTGACCCGCGATAGCCAGCAGGAGAGCAGATCAAATCATTTGTGGTGTTTAGGAGTTGACCATTAACTTGTTCAGATTACAAACAGTCCTGCTTTGTTAGCAACAGCAGCTGCTCCACTGTGGATCCTGAAGCAAAGTTCACCAGCAGCACCGTCTGCCGATCTCCTAAATCgactctcatttttttttattttttgcattttcagtcATGGGTAGAGCAGGTTATGGGTACTACCGTGGAACAATCTTTTTGGCTATGTTTGTTGGCTACACACTTTACTACTTTAACAGAAAGACATTCTCTTTTGTGATGCCTTCGCTGATGCAAGAAATTGACTTGGACAAGGATGATCTGGGTATGCTTGACCATTTCACATCTGATTTCTGCTATCACGTTACGTTCGCATATGATGACcaattgttgtttgtgtgttctCCTCACGCAGGCATGATAACAAGCAGTCAGTCTTTGGCCTACGCTATCAGTAAGTTCATCAGTGGAGTGTTGTCGGACAAGATCAGTGCCCGCTGGTTCTTTTCTATTGGCTTGTTCGCCGTGGGAGGCATCAATGTGATCTTCTCGTGGTCATCCACTGTGGCCGTCTTTTCTGCCCTGTGGTTCCTCAATGGCTTGGGTCAGGGGCTTGGCTGGCCTCCCTGTGGCAGGGTTCTGCGCAAGGTAGGACCATTACACATGTGAACTGAAGTAAAGATTGCTGTTGCAGTCTAGGAATTTTTGGCTACTATATTTTAGTTCTCTAACTTTGACACTTGCCGAATTAATGTACTAAGCCATACATGCACAATTTTTTGAGTTTCAATAGTAAAGATGACACCTCgagcttcatttttttattttatttatgttgattGCCTAAAAGTACATTACTGCagttaaatcaattatttgaaTGTGTACATTCAATTTATCTTTCACAAAATTATCATCTTTTTCAAAGCCATTTTTGGATAGCTCCTATTGGTTTTCATTAGTTTGGGCATGCATTTTGTGTtattacagcattttttttctcaaaacttaACCTGCAGAAACATTAAGGACTACATTTAGCATAATTTTTTTATCCGGACAACCTGGGAAAACGGGCCCAAAAATGTTAACAGCAACCAATAAAGTGATCAGACTTCATTCAGACTATTATTTCTACTACTAATACTTCTATCCAGACTGTCCATGAGAAGCATGACAgcatttcatattttcttttagTGGTTCGAGCCCTCCCAGTTTGGAACATGGTGGTCAATCCTCTCGTGCAGCATGAATCTGGCTGGCAGCTTGGGCCCTATTATCGCCACAGTGCTGACCCAAAGTTACAGCTGGAGGACCATCTTATCCATGTCCGGATTGATCTGTGTGGTAA of the Stigmatopora argus isolate UIUO_Sarg chromosome 10, RoL_Sarg_1.0, whole genome shotgun sequence genome contains:
- the cfap45 gene encoding cilia- and flagella-associated protein 45; its protein translation is MQNAGFEATEKAVIKSRPFSVSAVGETTSVTSSTSTLRRQHRYRTRASSSQVDESLFGKKIQVNDVPVQKATGKTIQIVTKDLIRNLRIPCSDPSGESIILPSADFKQITSRSKVISKEEEKASKETHPKRKEDEMRAAEEKKRQMLEADKSRQEKQPPSEVELEAHERAQHLLKRADALRMEQEEEIRELNKAILGAQCQATRDAQIQEKIQIHMEMLEEEKRLDAMMEAERRRLLDKVDQTDEMRKQQRISGKQQLFEQIQQRLEEKIVQEELREQEKQQAREKQARMNLEDIMGLEKKREEQEHLQQEVMKINAETLRARELRKEEEKMADLREMEYIKNKQQREAEYEAEQKRMKREKELEIARLRAQQERARDHKADQDELRTKRNQEIADREWRRKEKELAAKKAREEAMIRAARLEQVRRKEQLLSMEAGREKAEFERVLKVQQEASARQREEDERQRQNALRHAEAIRQQVKELGQSTLTKHKETLKEAEKLSKEAQKRHQRISELKRKKLKELKAMGLSEKYCSDVERKVWLR